The following are encoded together in the bacterium genome:
- a CDS encoding ABC transporter ATP-binding protein: MSFAVAPGETFALVGESGSGKTMTCRSIVRLLHPPAHITGGSVYFHGRDLLRLSERELETVRGRGIAMVFQDPMTALNPVLTIERQIAEALTDAPADRGERRRRIVTLLRQVGIPDAERRLRAYPHQLSGGQRQRVMLAVVLARRPSVLLADEPTTALDVTIQAQILRLLASLQQQLGMALVLVTHDLGVVRQVVHRVAVMYAGQIVETAPTAELFARPRHPYTAGLIASVPSMDRARPLVPIPGTPPDFVSLPDGCAFAPRCPLAAPECRQGTIALRDVAPDHLSRCLKAEMVGAPVAV, encoded by the coding sequence GTTCGCGCTCGTCGGGGAGTCGGGATCCGGCAAGACGATGACCTGCCGGTCCATCGTACGGCTGCTTCACCCGCCGGCGCACATCACGGGCGGTTCGGTCTACTTCCACGGTCGGGACCTGCTCCGCCTTTCCGAACGGGAGCTCGAAACCGTCCGGGGGCGCGGGATCGCGATGGTCTTCCAGGACCCGATGACCGCCCTCAACCCCGTGCTGACGATCGAGCGGCAGATCGCCGAAGCGCTCACCGACGCGCCCGCGGACCGCGGGGAGCGCCGGCGCCGCATCGTCACGCTGCTGCGCCAGGTCGGGATCCCGGACGCGGAGCGGCGGCTGCGCGCCTACCCGCACCAGTTGTCGGGCGGTCAGCGGCAGCGCGTGATGCTGGCCGTCGTCCTCGCGCGCCGCCCCTCCGTGCTGCTCGCGGACGAGCCGACGACCGCGCTCGACGTCACGATCCAGGCACAGATCCTCCGCCTGCTCGCGTCGCTCCAGCAGCAGCTCGGGATGGCGCTCGTCCTCGTGACGCACGACCTCGGCGTGGTGCGCCAGGTCGTGCACCGCGTCGCGGTGATGTACGCCGGGCAGATCGTCGAGACGGCGCCGACCGCGGAGCTGTTCGCACGACCGCGCCATCCGTATACCGCGGGGCTGATCGCGTCGGTGCCGAGCATGGACCGCGCGCGGCCGCTCGTGCCGATTCCCGGCACGCCGCCCGACTTTGTGAGCCTCCCGGACGGGTGCGCCTTCGCGCCGCGGTGTCCGCTCGCCGCCCCGGAGTGCCGGCAGGGCACGATCGCGCTGCGCGACGTCGCGCCGGATCACCTGAGCCGATGCCTCAAGGCGGAGATGGTGGGGGCACCCGTTGCCGTCTGA